From a single Vibrio toranzoniae genomic region:
- the flgP gene encoding flagellar assembly lipoprotein FlgP encodes MKKLIFVVVALLLVGCQPLQNMRPNDFLVAVGYASISEQKGRNDEEKRIRAMRASKIDAYRELAEQVYGMRVSGRAELEDQRLGTERTSGAVDGVIRGAEVVRSYPVGDSYVTELQLDIRKMEQLRNYGEVQAVPQKRQQTLF; translated from the coding sequence ATATTTGTTGTCGTCGCTTTATTGCTTGTTGGTTGTCAACCATTACAAAACATGAGGCCAAATGATTTTCTAGTTGCTGTTGGCTACGCTAGTATCAGTGAGCAAAAAGGACGTAATGACGAAGAAAAACGTATCCGAGCGATGAGAGCTTCTAAAATTGATGCTTACCGTGAGCTTGCTGAACAAGTCTATGGTATGCGGGTGAGTGGTAGAGCTGAGCTTGAAGATCAACGTCTTGGCACCGAGAGAACTTCTGGTGCTGTTGATGGTGTAATCCGTGGCGCAGAAGTGGTCCGCAGTTACCCAGTCGGTGATAGTTATGTTACTGAGCTTCAGCTAGATATCCGAAAGATGGAACAGTTACGTAATTACGGTGAAGTTCAAGCAGTGCCTCAGAAAAGACAACAAACGTTGTTCTAA
- a CDS encoding flagella synthesis protein FlgN, with protein sequence MAALADLVNFQLQNAKALSDLLSSEKTAITSRKSNDIERIAQEKVVLVEQLRSTDQRISAHTNVSELTENPELAQIVATIKSIVHDCHQANLVNGEALNRAQLSFKKLSNMMQQSHGKVGMTYNAGGQTHTISTLGTNIKA encoded by the coding sequence ATGGCGGCACTCGCAGACTTAGTTAATTTCCAACTTCAAAATGCCAAAGCCTTATCTGATCTTTTAAGTTCGGAAAAAACTGCTATCACCAGCAGAAAATCAAATGATATTGAACGAATAGCTCAAGAAAAAGTTGTCCTTGTCGAACAACTAAGATCAACCGATCAACGAATCTCTGCCCATACTAATGTCTCAGAACTGACCGAGAATCCTGAACTTGCTCAAATAGTCGCAACCATCAAGTCCATAGTGCACGACTGCCATCAAGCAAACCTGGTTAATGGCGAAGCCCTGAACCGAGCACAGCTTAGCTTTAAAAAACTCAGCAATATGATGCAACAAAGCCACGGAAAGGTTGGCATGACGTACAACGCTGGTGGCCAAACTCACACCATCTCTACCCTGGGAACCAACATAAAAGCTTAG
- a CDS encoding protein-glutamate O-methyltransferase: protein MTAITISDQEYRDFSRFLESQCGIVLGDSKQYLVRSRLSPLVAKFNLASLSDLLKDVVTGRNRELRVAAVDAMTTNETLWFRDTYPFAVLADKLLPEIAANKRPIKIWSAASSSGQEAYSMAMTILETQARRPGMLPNVSITGTDISASMLDMCRTGAYDNLALGRGLSPERRRTFFEDAGDGRMKVKDNVKRMVNFRPQNLMESYALLGKFDIIFCRNVLIYFSPEMKSKVLNQMANSLNPGGYLLLGASESLTGLTDRFEMVRCNPGIIYKLK, encoded by the coding sequence ATGACTGCTATAACAATAAGTGATCAAGAGTATCGCGATTTCAGCCGTTTCTTAGAATCTCAATGTGGCATTGTATTAGGTGACAGCAAACAGTATTTGGTGCGCAGTCGTCTAAGCCCATTAGTAGCGAAGTTTAATTTGGCTTCGTTATCTGATTTATTGAAGGACGTAGTAACAGGTCGAAACCGTGAACTGCGTGTGGCTGCAGTTGATGCCATGACGACAAACGAGACACTTTGGTTCCGTGATACTTACCCGTTTGCTGTGCTTGCGGATAAACTTCTACCGGAAATAGCGGCAAATAAACGTCCTATTAAGATTTGGTCAGCGGCCAGTTCTTCAGGCCAAGAAGCATACTCAATGGCTATGACGATTCTTGAAACTCAAGCTCGTAGGCCAGGTATGCTGCCGAACGTATCGATCACGGGAACGGATATATCAGCAAGTATGTTGGATATGTGTCGTACAGGCGCATATGACAATTTGGCGTTAGGTCGGGGCCTTTCTCCTGAACGTCGCCGTACCTTCTTTGAAGATGCGGGCGATGGCCGTATGAAAGTGAAAGATAACGTAAAGCGTATGGTGAACTTCCGTCCTCAAAATTTAATGGAAAGCTATGCATTGTTAGGCAAGTTCGACATTATTTTTTGTCGTAACGTGTTGATTTACTTCTCGCCTGAAATGAAGTCAAAGGTACTTAACCAGATGGCAAACAGCCTGAACCCTGGTGGTTACCTGTTATTGGGGGCGTCTGAATCGTTAACAGGCTTAACGGATCGTTTTGAAATGGTTCGTTGTAATCCAGGCATCATCTACAAATTAAAGTAA
- the flgM gene encoding flagellar biosynthesis anti-sigma factor FlgM has translation MAGIDNIRSGHTLTTTNRSAARSDSSPQTSHSDVAAKSPASKDAVSLSQQSKAMGQLHQDMATQPSFDTAKVAAIKEAITNGSYTVDPEKLADNMIKFENELKDL, from the coding sequence ATGGCAGGTATTGATAATATACGTTCAGGGCATACCCTAACGACCACTAACCGATCAGCAGCGCGCTCTGATTCTAGCCCTCAAACATCTCATTCTGATGTTGCAGCTAAATCTCCAGCAAGCAAAGACGCGGTTTCTCTGAGCCAACAAAGCAAAGCGATGGGTCAACTGCACCAAGACATGGCCACACAGCCTAGCTTTGATACAGCAAAAGTAGCAGCGATTAAAGAAGCGATTACAAACGGTTCATATACGGTCGATCCAGAGAAGTTGGCTGATAATATGATCAAGTTTGAGAACGAATTAAAAGACCTTTGA
- the flgA gene encoding flagellar basal body P-ring formation chaperone FlgA codes for MTNRKTNLPAFSIAMCRATFKTVVKFIGILSILFSFFIQAATPEQIEMIQSAAEQHILDTVEQPQGGELFVNSANVDSRIKATDCPIPLETSASTTTNTRSSITVLVQCIPDEWRVYVPVRISMSVPLVTTTRLIARGEIVGQYDVTTAMISLNKFRRQGFTLPEQVIGAKVKKNLRPGDVVERGDVCVVCRNEKVIIQAVKGGMTITTKGTALTDGSMGDQVRVKNDKSQRIIEGIVTSMSEVTVYF; via the coding sequence ATGACGAATCGTAAAACAAATCTGCCTGCTTTTTCCATAGCAATGTGTAGAGCTACTTTTAAAACTGTCGTTAAGTTTATCGGCATTTTATCAATATTGTTTAGTTTTTTTATACAAGCTGCGACTCCAGAACAAATTGAAATGATTCAGTCTGCGGCAGAGCAACACATCCTTGATACCGTTGAGCAACCACAAGGTGGCGAACTCTTTGTAAATTCAGCAAATGTTGACTCAAGAATCAAAGCAACAGACTGCCCTATCCCACTTGAAACCAGCGCCTCGACGACAACCAATACCCGCAGCAGTATTACGGTTTTAGTGCAATGCATCCCTGATGAGTGGCGAGTTTATGTCCCGGTACGTATTTCGATGTCAGTACCACTCGTCACCACTACTCGTTTAATCGCAAGAGGTGAAATCGTCGGCCAATACGATGTCACCACAGCCATGATTTCCCTAAACAAATTTCGTCGTCAAGGCTTTACACTTCCAGAGCAAGTCATCGGGGCGAAAGTGAAAAAGAACTTACGCCCAGGCGATGTTGTCGAAAGAGGCGATGTCTGTGTCGTCTGCCGAAACGAGAAGGTTATCATACAGGCAGTAAAAGGTGGCATGACCATTACCACCAAAGGTACAGCATTGACCGATGGTTCGATGGGCGATCAAGTAAGAGTGAAAAATGATAAATCACAGCGTATAATTGAAGGTATTGTTACCAGCATGTCTGAAGTCACAGTTTATTTTTAA
- a CDS encoding chemotaxis protein CheV: MTGILDSVNQRTQLVGQNRLELLTFRLMGRQRYGINVFKVKEVLQCPKLTKMPNLNPLVKGVAHIRGQTISVIDLSLATGGRPTTDVEKCFVVISEFNRTIQGFLVSSVERIINMHWESILPPPDGAGRANYLTAVTNIDNELVEILDVEKILAEISPVDETMDSKIAEDIAKVEQEKPLVRRILIADDSTVARKQVQRAIESIGFEVVSVKDGKEAYEKLVQMSSEGSIYDQISLVISDIEMPEMDGYTLTAEIRRHAELKDLYVILHSSLSGVFNQAMVERVGANSFIAKFNPDELGAAVKAALTN, from the coding sequence ATGACGGGTATTCTTGATTCAGTGAATCAGCGTACGCAACTCGTCGGTCAAAACCGATTAGAATTACTAACCTTTCGCCTAATGGGGCGTCAGCGTTACGGCATTAATGTCTTTAAAGTAAAAGAAGTGCTTCAATGCCCTAAGCTGACAAAGATGCCAAACTTAAACCCACTAGTTAAAGGTGTAGCGCACATTCGTGGCCAGACGATCTCTGTTATCGATTTGAGCTTAGCGACTGGTGGCCGTCCTACAACGGATGTTGAAAAGTGTTTTGTGGTTATCTCTGAGTTTAACCGAACCATTCAGGGTTTCTTGGTCAGCTCAGTAGAGCGCATTATTAATATGCATTGGGAATCAATTCTTCCGCCGCCGGATGGGGCGGGTAGAGCAAACTACTTGACCGCGGTAACCAATATTGATAATGAATTGGTAGAGATTCTTGATGTTGAAAAGATCCTTGCGGAAATTTCGCCTGTTGATGAAACAATGGACAGTAAAATTGCTGAAGATATTGCGAAAGTAGAGCAAGAGAAACCATTAGTTCGCCGTATCTTGATTGCTGATGATTCAACGGTGGCTCGTAAGCAAGTTCAACGTGCGATTGAGTCGATTGGCTTTGAAGTTGTCTCAGTGAAAGATGGTAAAGAAGCCTATGAGAAGCTGGTACAGATGTCATCAGAAGGCAGTATTTACGATCAAATCTCATTGGTTATTTCTGATATTGAAATGCCAGAGATGGATGGCTATACGCTAACCGCCGAGATTCGACGTCACGCTGAACTTAAAGATCTATACGTAATTTTACACTCTTCATTGAGTGGTGTATTTAACCAAGCTATGGTTGAGCGCGTGGGGGCTAACTCTTTCATCGCTAAATTCAATCCTGATGAGCTTGGTGCAGCAGTTAAAGCTGCGTTAACTAACTAA